The nucleotide sequence CAAAGCAGGTGTGATGTCAAAGATGCACACTGATATATCCAACTTTCTTTGACGAAATTGTGATGCCTTAACATATGAATATTATAGTCTTATAGAGGTGTTGATAACTTCACAAAATCTAAAGCAAACTTGGAATTGTATCCAATCTAAGGTCAAAACAAGAACAATTTAACACAACATATTCATTGTCAGtttgcaactatgacatcacaactgTTTGCTTCAAATCCATTGTTGGTACAAACTGTGAGAATTCAACGGTCGACATCTCAAAAACGACATGTAGCAAATTTCACCAGTATTATTGgcataagtttttttttattattcataaacattaatattattaattaataatttcttCAGGACTAACATATTAAAATAGGATTACTATGTTCTAAAATATATATCGTGGTTTATTTAGATCTGTAAATTAAAGGAAGCTGATACTAGAGATTGTATCAGTCAAATGTTTTTACTTTctaccagaaaatacacataaagTATACAGAGTTTAAAAGATAGTAATTATCAAATATTCTTACACATTAACAGTCTCGATAAATGGTTTAATGGAACAATTTTTTATTGTCTACTCTTCACTTTTCCAACCTCTCGCGTAAAGGTTAACATAACGGAACAAGATACTTTCCTACTAAGGCTCCCACTTGATTAAGTAATACACATGTAACATTAAATGCAGCTGATTACGTATTCCTACGAGATATCTTAGAGAGAAAGTATTTCCGTATCCTTCCCTACGGTGGATGCCAGTAGGTGGTCTTTGAAGTAAATTCACTTACCAACTTGTTGAGTTATCCTTTTAACATGTGAACCATTCTGAACGCTTGGCTAAGCTATCGTTGTCCTAAGTTGATTTTTCCTCAAATGGTAACCATCTTTTTTTGGGAATAAAAAAGTTAAACTTCCTCTGTGAATAAATCGAGTAGGGTAATATTATaaaggaaagagagaaaaacaatcCTTTGAAAGCTGAATTGCCAAGAAGACATCATTCACTCAGTTGTTGCCAGATGTGTTCACAAAAGCATCAcccaatttgaaaacaaaaggcaTACCTTTGCTATACAAACTGCCATGAATGCAGCCGAAAATTTCAAGGATATTGTTTtgacttttatatttttaattttagaaaTCAACTTCAGCTATTAGAATGATATCTCTTTAACGGCTTACTTCAAGACAGTTTTTTAACACCAAATTAATGTCTTACGGTTTAATATGCAGCCGACGCGCTCCTGATAAcctagtcttggccaagtcgtttgtaatactctttctCTCGCGTAcatacatgcctcagagtccgtttatGTCCATCTCGAATGTGCTTGCCTGCTGTATTATTAAATGGCCAAGGATCTGTCCGTTACAAACTTATTGAACATTTCTCCAAAGAGGGGCGTGAACTTATGCAAACATaaaatctttattcatatttaaGTTACGAAATTGCATGTCGCGTGAGATCGTGTTTCTTCCACAGCCGTCTGGCAGAGTACAAACCAATCTAAGGCCAAGCGATTGTTCACTGAGGGAGGGAGGACATGAATAAGTATTCTAACTTTGAATGTGTGTAGCACTCACACCCGCTTGATTGATAATGTCCAATCAACGCGCTACGTTTAACCTTGTCAGGTCTGCCCGCCCAGATAAAACGATAAATGATAGTGCCAAGAACTTTCAGGAAATCTAAAGGGGGATCAGGGAGTACCTGGAAAAGTTAAACCAATTGAGAAAGGCCGAACGTCATAACAACGGTGATCCTAGCCTGCCGATGGGAATGCGGTTTTAGTAAACGTTTTAGACCGGAAAGCTTAGGAGAGTAGTTGAACTTTCACAAATCAACACTTTTATGGGTGAAGGTAACACCTAATACTGTCACCAAATACAGTCCATTTCAAGCCATGGGTAAAATGAAAATGGGGAGTTCTTGTGCCCAGTGGGCCCAATGGGAAAAGCGAAAGCTTATCATAGTAAACTCTGAGCCCGAACGGCCtcacaaaagtgaaaaaaaaaaacatttacagtATCTTGTAGGATCCTCAAACGTGCCATCCAAGAAAACAATAGTACCATCAGCATACTGCTATATGTTTATCTCGTTATCCAAGATTTCAATGCCTTTATATGAAATGACTTAAGATCAAATAATAAAACCAGATACGGATAAACTCGTTGTTCATGATTCTATCACTACTATTGGAATATAAAGTACTTATCCAGGTTATAATCCTCTCgccaaattaaaaaattcaagATAAAATTCCACTGTATCCTATCGAAAGCTTTTGCAAAATCTAACAGAAAAAGAGGACCACTTTTCTTAAACGAAGAGCAATAGTCTATAAATCCAATACAAAACGAATGTTCCACCAAAAAAAcggtttaaaaaaatatatatatatattatttataatttttattatgattattttttatatatatatatatttttttacataaaaaCCAGTTTGATCTGCGCTTATAATAGAGTGAAGAGTGTGGTTGATTCTTGTGGCTGTTGGTGAGCAATTATTTTGTAGTCAGTGTTCATTAACAATAAAGAAAGGTAGTTGCTAACTTAAAAATCATTACCAGGATTGGGGATTAGCGTAATAATAGCATGCCTTTCCTCTCTGGTTCATATAGTAGAAACATAGTCATGCTTAGGGAATCGACAACAAAGGCTCCAATTAGCGGCGGTAACTGCTTTTAACAAACCTGCTGTGAGTCCATCGCCATCTGCCGTTACGAAAGGAAAACATGACAGTTTTTGTTCGAGGTTCCCAAGAATGTGGTGCTTTTTCCACCGTTTTCTACCCAATGAACACCAGATCTAGTAATTACTCCCTGAAGCTTTAAAGTCTTAGAAATGATTCAATATATTCTTGTCATCGTTTAGTCTATCAAGAACATCTTGTGAACTAGTCTGCAAGTCTGAACTTTCCAGGAGCGAAATGATATCCAGAGGGTCTCTTTTATGTTAACGTCTTGACTTTGCTAATTTTTCGAAATAattgtatgtatttagatccaCCTGAAAGCAGGAACTCgagaagaagccatcattggcttatcaaagccgcaagctgaccgaagtcagtctcttagattcatatttaacgtccatgattatcaATTGTCTagtgtcaacaactctgtaactggacgacatacattaatcttgcaGTGACTCAAACCGatgaccttatgattgaaaggcaccggcatcgAAAGGTACAATAATTACTGGTAACATTTATGACATAAATTCATGACACATTTAAAACACTCATGGCTTATACGATATGTATCGAAACACGTCGCGTTTAACGTACGTCTTAAATCTCAAGGTATAAAACGAAATGAACGTTCACAAAGTTCATGTCCCACGAAAAGCGGTCAATTTGTCCAATATGTTGCATGGGGGAAAACCCTCCAACAGTCATTGTTTCCTGATTCTAGCCGATCACTTCCTTCTAAGCTGGCTTCCTCATCATCGCACAGTCgattgaatttttcattttaattcgGTAGCCGCAGTGTGGCAAAAGTGAACCAGTATTGCTCAAATAGTGTAAGTAGTGGAAGCTGTAGTGTTTCATAATCTAGGCCAGGATTTCCCTAAATTTATCCCCCAAGAACCCCTGAGGATGTCAGAGTTGttcacgaacccccaacttttcgagacacgatctgagtcattattttACTATAATACGCATGACAGTGCTTCCtaaaagatcaagtatcacatgcatgttacggtactactatggcaacatatgcgtatggaacgcgaaaagagtttgtcgataggtacgacttctgtatattactaaattatatgatatatcagattttagttcaacaaaaattactctagttttgactttcagaaacgtcccacgaaccccctgggatggactcacgcacccctgtGGGTTCATgtaccccagttagggaaccctgATCTAGGCTATTAAAGTATGAATTTCTCAAGCATAGTTACAGTTCCGGGAAATGAACTGAGGTGTAGTGCGGATGTCATGTACCGAAATCGAATGCATTCGGTTCAAAAATTTATCATTAAATTAAACTATACCAAGAAATGTAACGTTTTCGTGCAACGTGTAAAACTTTGGATGTTCGGAAAAACTTACGAAGATGTTTCCGTGAAGCTTTCTGCCAGAACAGATGAATAGCTTTAACAGCTGTTTTATTAGTggtagaaagaaaaataattatgtTATCGAATTAGGTTCATGAAAAACAATCGTTTCGTTGTTTAGTCAAATCATAAAATCTTGTCAACCTAAACCAGATTGAAATTTGAGATATATTTGCTAATATGGTCACCGATTCATAGTATCTAATAAGTTCATTTAAGTTTTATCCTGTATAACAAAGTATGAGAAAAGCTTTGCCTACTTGTTGAGTTATATATTATCTATTTTATcttgaaagtatatttttttaCGAGTAAATGTACTAAGTATATGCGAACACTCAATGAAAGTGCATAAAAGAGGAACCGTCCTATTTTTACAGAGCAAATGGGATAACCATCACAATTTTATTGTTAGCTCAAGTTACGTTACGTATGACTTAAACCCTTCTACCGCTTAAGAACGGTATTTTTCATACGTAATTTGTTACAAGGCTGCAGGAAGCTGAATTAGAAACTAGTAGAAAAACATTGGCAGGAAACCAAGTAGCATTCATTAGTTAGTATAAAATGTGCGGAAACAGTTCAACCAGGGAATTTCCATATCCAGTCGGTAAAGAATTAGACCCGCACGCACTGGCTTCCTCATTTCAACTTAACCCAAGAATCCACTCAACAATACGTTTTTAATGATTTGGTACATTTCTTTCTTATACTCTATAAATAGACACACAACCATCAATTGGCACTAACACTTATATTTATACAACTGTTCAATGAATAAATTTACTCAGAAAGGACCAAACTGAGATTTTTCAGTAACATTTGAATTTATTGGCACGTAAAGTGAAATAATGCTGTCATAGAACTATATTAACATCATGGAGGGTATCAAAAGGGGAAATTTTGTCGTCAATGACGTAATTTTAGAAGGTAAATTTCTTGGTAAAGCGACTATTTCCAcaggaatgttttttttttactttaagctgattcttctttctttgtattttgatTGTCATACATCACAAAACGAAACGAATggtataaatataacatttatatgtactacacacactatatatattcaatatatatctatatatacctatatatatatatacatatatatatatacctatatatatatatataccaatatatatatagagagagagatatatatatagatatagatatatatagataaagatatgatatatatttatttattcaataattTGAATTTCTCGAGTCAAGGACCTGGTTTTTGTTCGTTGCGTCCTATATACACCAGGCATTGCTTCGTTTTGCGTTAGAAGTCCTATCGATTTGAgactttatttttttactttacgATCATATTGCTTGCactttaaaatcaaaatcaagACAGCGTCAATATGGTAGGAATTACTATCCAGGAGAATTTGTAAGGTCATGCTGACATAGATTGTCTGTGCAGTTGTATTtctttcattaaaataatatatcagaataaaacataatatgttagcaaactgcttgtccactaaagagcctgtgtgagagaatgtgtaaaagtaagagggcctgacgtcttacatatattaataatatattttaatatattaatgtaTGTTAGGCATTTACAATAGTTTTACGATAAGTTATCATgtgtttctttctctttccaGAGACGTTTCATCTACCTTTTAGTCCTCTTGATCAGCTTCAATTTAAGCCTCGCGATGAAAATTCCTTTAACCGAAACAAGTCAAAACTTCAGCGGCTATGAAGCGTCGAATCAACAAATCATCGCAGAAAACGGCGAAAGGGAGACTAACCTACAACGGTATGTGCGTAATGTAGACAGTGCAACATGTGAAGAACCAACAGAACTTGAACTTCGAGAACTCCTTCATGATGCAGTTTACGTCTCTCGAGTCGGGCAGTTGAATACAGAGGATGAATACGAGAGGTTGATGACGTCAATAAGACGAATTGAAGATAGCAGTCAACATTGTCCCTTGTTTCATGTATTGAGTGGAGTGCCATTGAACCGTCGAACGAGTTGTCCCTGGGTAGAAATTACTGATTATAATATCACAAGGTAAGATATGGCATTCTTTGTGTGTGTATAATTTCCTTATTTCTTAGTCTGACAAACTGAAGGCATCCTACTTTAAGAACTCCTTATCTCTTTCCTTACTTTGTTAGGCATTCTGCTTTAGTGAAATGATAATAGCAGTTGAGATTGTATTTGAAAACGCAATTTCCCGCAATATCACCACTAACTGACATGAGACCTGAGGAAACAAAAACGGAATAATAAGAGGTTACCATTATTGACTTGCAAGCTAGCCAGTGCAAAACCTAATAAACAAGACATTAACATACTTTATCGAAatggggagagggaaggggtggggtggcaCCGATCACCTTAATTCTCAGATATTACGGTTATAACGGTTATTAGAAACTACTATTATGAACCTGCAATCTAGCCAGTGCAAAACCAAATAACATAAGAAATTTAAAATACTTTATCGACATGGGGAaaggtggggatgggggtagggggtggggagagCTCTGATCATCTGAGTTCTCAGATATTACAGGGTTCATATCACAACCCATGTCTCAAAGAGCTGGTAAGCCACTTTCTAGGGtgccgtgataatttttgttgGGGGTTGGGCGGTTTTACttccttttatattttattcaccATCGTTCATTTGTACTGGAACAGTGTACTTAGGCTGGATGTTAGAGGAAGTATCACAGTATGTAAggctttttaatattttctttgaagaaaagaagaaacaaaattccAAATTTGCAATGTTGTGGATTATTCAAATAAGATGAGTGTATGAGCTCAATCAACGGTTGATAAACATATCCTCGGCGGCAGTGGCATGCATTCACAGTGGACATGTCTTCAGTCTGAGGAATGAAACATTCAGAATGATGGACATGTCTTC is from Apostichopus japonicus isolate 1M-3 chromosome 16, ASM3797524v1, whole genome shotgun sequence and encodes:
- the LOC139983350 gene encoding uncharacterized protein, coding for MRRFIYLLVLLISFNLSLAMKIPLTETSQNFSGYEASNQQIIAENGERETNLQRYVRNVDSATCEEPTELELRELLHDAVYVSRVGQLNTEDEYERLMTSIRRIEDSSQHCPLFHVLSGVPLNRRTSCPWVEITDYNITRFPREITYAVCACQNCIDMREASGFTANDCRHVYVEQPMLIRGECLNNVYSYSLHEEPVSVGCVCDRLSL